Proteins found in one Panicum hallii strain FIL2 chromosome 4, PHallii_v3.1, whole genome shotgun sequence genomic segment:
- the LOC112891074 gene encoding O-fucosyltransferase 34-like, with protein MGWKVAPGDKAAAAAAGEKLRFPPSAAAARSRMKLWVVRATTTVLLWTCVVQLTAVGDTWGPRVLKGWPSCLTAPEEEAAAALPGAAAARPQPVVEKAALPPKRIYRNNGYLMVSCNGGLNQMRAAICDMVVIARYLNVTLVVPELDKTSFWNDPSEFQDIFDVEHFITSLRGEVRILRELPPRVKRRVELGMFHSMPPISWSDISYYQNQILPLIRKYKILHLNRTDARLANNGLPIEIQKLRCRVNYASLRFTPQIEELGKRVIRILRQNGPFLVLHLRYEMDMLAFSGCTQGCSNEEAEELTRMRYAYPWWKEKVIDSDLKRKDGLCPLTPEETALVLRALDIDRSMQIYIAAGEIYGGKRRMAALTSAYPNVVRKETLLEPSDLMFFQNHSSQMAALDYLVSLESDIFVPTYDGNMAKVVEGHRRFMGFKKTVLLDRKLIVELVDRYTNGSLQWDEFSSLIKAAHAKRMGSASKRTVIPDRPKEEDYFYANPQECLQDRDLLQTS; from the exons ATGGGGTGGAAGGTGGCGCCAGGGGAtaaggcggctgcggcggccgccggcgagaaGCTCAGGTtccctccctccgccgccgccgcgcgctcgCGGATGAAGCTCTGGGTCGTGCGCGCCACCACCACGGTGCTGCTCTGGACCTGCGTCGTCCAGCTCACCGCCGTCGGCGACACCTGGGGCCCGCGGGTGCTCAAGGGCTGGCCGTCCTGCCTCACCGCGCccgaggaggaggccgccgcgGCGCTCCCCGGCGCCGCAGCCGCGCGCCCGCAGCCCGTCGTCGAGAAGGCCGCGCTGCCGCCAAAGA GAATATATAGAAACAATGGTTATTTGATGGTTTCGTGCAATGGTGGGCTTAACCAGATGCGAGCTGCA ATATGTGACATGGTTGTAATTGCAAGATATTTGAATGTCACTTTAGTTGTGCCAGAGTTGGATAAGACTTCATTTTGGAATGATCCAAG TGAGTTCCAAGATATATTTGATGTCGAGCACTTTATAACCTCATTACGAGGCGAAGTTCGCATTCTGAGAGAATTGCCCCCAAGGGTAAAGAGAAGGGTTGAACTTGGAATGTTTCACTCCATGCCACCGATTAGTTGGTCTGATATTTCCTACTACCAAAATCAG ATTCTTCCTTTGATTCGTAAGTACAAAATTCTCCATCTGAATAGAACTGATGCAAGGCTTGCAAACAATGGTTTACCAATTGAGATTCAGAAACTACGATGCCGAGTAAACTATGCCTCCCTCAGATTTACCCCACAAATTGAAGAATTGGGCAAGCGAGTAATTAGAATACTTCGCCAAAATGGCCCTTTCTTGGTCCTTCATTTACGTTATGAAATGGATATGCTGGCATTCTCTGGCTGTACACAAGGTTGCAGTAATGAAGAGGCAGAAGAGCTCACAAGAATGag GTATGCTTATCCATGGTGGAAAGAGAAAGTGATTGACTCAGACTTGAAAAGAAAAGATGGGCTTTGCCCATTGACACCGGAGGAGACTGCTCTTGTCCTCAGAGCATTGGACATCGATAGAAGTATGCAAATATACATTGCCGCTGGAGAAATATATGGTGGAAAGCGCAGGATGGCTGCTCTAACTTCAGCATACCCGAATGTG GTGAGGAAGGAGACACTTTTGGAACCTTCTGATCTGATGTTCTTCCAGAACCATTCATCACAAATGGCAGCACTGGATTATTTGGTATCTTTAGAAAGTGACATATTTGTTCCAACATATGATGGCAATATGGCTAAAGTCGTTGAGGGTCATCGGAG ATTCATGGGTTTCAAGAAGACAGTCTTGTTAGACCGAAAACTTATTGTTGAGCTAGTAGACCGGTACACCAATGGTTCTCTGCAATGGGATGAGTTCTCTTCATTGATCAAGGCTGCCCATGCAAAGCGGATGGGATCAGCTTCAAAGAGGACGGTGATTCCCGACAGACCCAAGGAAGAGGACTACTTCTATGCCAATCCCCAAGAATGCCTCCAAGATCGTGATCTTCTACAAACATCATGA